Proteins from a single region of Apium graveolens cultivar Ventura chromosome 7, ASM990537v1, whole genome shotgun sequence:
- the LOC141674607 gene encoding uncharacterized protein LOC141674607: MGESSAVVEKFVQIASNIEQFGDIKTMTVEEVVGRLKDHKERIEGKIEITGGQLLLTQETWSKRSKKNGGASFGGQRGRGNGNYRGRGRGFPRGGNSGRGYQNRGEDKSRGHTTHRDSRDNKDKSHVKCFNYNIYGHFAAECRKPSCRDKDRDKGQSHEANLTQASQDDEPTLLFTECKERDGDVVILNEESSNPRLVSSGHGDDSNLWYLDNGGSNHMTGRKTKFTTLDEGVSGVVKFGDGSSVRIEGKGSIMFRYKNGE; encoded by the coding sequence ATGGGGGAATCGAGTGCAGTCGTGGAGAAGTTTGTTCAAATTGCTTCGAATATAGAGCAATTTGGAGACATCAAGACAATGACAGTGGAAGAAGTAGTGGGTCGTTTAAAGGATCATAAGGAGAGAATCGAGGGGAAAATAGAGATTACTGGTGGCCAATTATTGCTTACACAGGAAACGTGGTCCAAGAGATCCAAAAAAAATGGTGGTGCAAGTTTTGGTGGTCAACGAGGTCGAGGTAATGGTAATTATCGAGGAAGAGGCAGAGGTTTTCCTCGAGGTGGCAACTCTGGAAGAGGATATCAGAATCGTGGAGAAGACAAGTCAAGAGGACACACAACACACAGAGACAGCAGAGACAACAAAGATAAGAGTCACGTAAAATGCTTCAACTATAATATTTATGGGCATTTCGCtgcagaatgcaggaagccaTCATGTCGAGATAAGGATCGCGACAAAGGACAGTCACATGAGGCAAATTTGACCCAGGCAAGCCAGGACGATGAGCCAACTCTGTTATTCACGGAGTGCAAAGAAAGGGATGGTGATGTTGTTATATTAAATGAAGAAAGTTCAAATCCAAGGTTGGTTTCTAGTGGGCACGGTGATGATTCAAACCTGTGGTATCTGGACAATGGTGGCAGTAACCACATGACAGGAAGAAAGACAAAATTCACGACCTTGGATGAAGGTGTGTCTGGAGTTGTGAAGTTTGGTGATGGCTCCAGTGTGAGAATTGAAGGGAAAGGCTCCATCATGTTTCGCTACAAGAATGGTGAATAG